From the Apis cerana isolate GH-2021 linkage group LG3, AcerK_1.0, whole genome shotgun sequence genome, one window contains:
- the LOC107997336 gene encoding AH receptor-interacting protein isoform X2 yields the protein MQVFFHFKTTKCDPQRTIIDDSKVMGNPMELVLGKKFKLEVWEVIIQKMALNEVACFRIDKSLVTAYPFVSKTLREVGKPESKKRSHCCGVTLQNEGIGYDDLNELIKYPQDLEFTIELIKIILPDEYEKEVWQMTEDEKLKSIPDIKEKGNILFKEKNYNAACEMYAKGIGILEQLMLGEKPNEEEWLALNQLKTPLLLNYAQCKLIQEEYYAVIEHCTTVLKHNPDNVKALYKRGKAYIGVWNEEEAIKDLTRVVELDPTLQHIIEKELRVFSAAIKEKNQLEKKKLLKLFK from the exons ATGCag gtattttttcattttaaaacaaCAAAATGTGATCCACAGAGAACAATAATAGATGACAGTAAAGTAATGGGAAATCCAATGGAACTTGttttaggaaaaaaatttaaacttgaaGTATGGGaagttattatacaaaaaatggcATTAAATGAAGTGGCTTGTTttagaattgataaaagt cTAGTTACAGCATATCCATTTGTATCTAAAACTTTAAGAGAAGTTGGAAAACCAGAATCAAAAAAACGTAGTCATTGTTGTGGTGTAACTTTACAAAATGAAGGAATTGGATATGATGATTTAAATGAACTTATCAAATATCCTCAAGATTTAGAATTTACAATTg aacttatcaaaattatattacctgatgaatatgaaaaagagGTATGGCAAATGacagaagatgaaaaattaaaaagtattccagatataaaagaaaagggaaatatattatttaaagaaaaaaattataatgctgCATGTGAAATGTATGCAAAAGGTATTGGCATATTAGAACAACTTATGCTTGG AGAAAAACCAAATGAAGAAGAATGGTTAGCTCTAAATCAATTGAAAACTccattacttttaaattatgcacaatgtaaattaattcaagaagAATATTATGCAGTTATTGAACATTGTACAACAGTTCTTAAACATAATCcag ataatgtaAAAGCATTGTACAAGAGAGGTAAAGCATACATAGGTGTTTGGAATGAAGAAGAAGCAATTAAAGATCTAACAAGAGTTGTTGAATTGGATCCCACATTACAACatataattgaaaaggaaTTACGAGTATTTTCTGCagcaatcaaagaaaaaaatcaattagaaaaaaagaaattattaaaactctttaaataa
- the LOC107997336 gene encoding AH receptor-interacting protein isoform X1 yields MENKEYIVKTIIHAGTKIINFVPGTKVFFHFKTTKCDPQRTIIDDSKVMGNPMELVLGKKFKLEVWEVIIQKMALNEVACFRIDKSLVTAYPFVSKTLREVGKPESKKRSHCCGVTLQNEGIGYDDLNELIKYPQDLEFTIELIKIILPDEYEKEVWQMTEDEKLKSIPDIKEKGNILFKEKNYNAACEMYAKGIGILEQLMLGEKPNEEEWLALNQLKTPLLLNYAQCKLIQEEYYAVIEHCTTVLKHNPDNVKALYKRGKAYIGVWNEEEAIKDLTRVVELDPTLQHIIEKELRVFSAAIKEKNQLEKKKLLKLFK; encoded by the exons atggaaaataaggAATATATAGTGAAAACTATAATTCATGCaggtacaaaaataattaattttgtacctGGAACTAAa gtattttttcattttaaaacaaCAAAATGTGATCCACAGAGAACAATAATAGATGACAGTAAAGTAATGGGAAATCCAATGGAACTTGttttaggaaaaaaatttaaacttgaaGTATGGGaagttattatacaaaaaatggcATTAAATGAAGTGGCTTGTTttagaattgataaaagt cTAGTTACAGCATATCCATTTGTATCTAAAACTTTAAGAGAAGTTGGAAAACCAGAATCAAAAAAACGTAGTCATTGTTGTGGTGTAACTTTACAAAATGAAGGAATTGGATATGATGATTTAAATGAACTTATCAAATATCCTCAAGATTTAGAATTTACAATTg aacttatcaaaattatattacctgatgaatatgaaaaagagGTATGGCAAATGacagaagatgaaaaattaaaaagtattccagatataaaagaaaagggaaatatattatttaaagaaaaaaattataatgctgCATGTGAAATGTATGCAAAAGGTATTGGCATATTAGAACAACTTATGCTTGG AGAAAAACCAAATGAAGAAGAATGGTTAGCTCTAAATCAATTGAAAACTccattacttttaaattatgcacaatgtaaattaattcaagaagAATATTATGCAGTTATTGAACATTGTACAACAGTTCTTAAACATAATCcag ataatgtaAAAGCATTGTACAAGAGAGGTAAAGCATACATAGGTGTTTGGAATGAAGAAGAAGCAATTAAAGATCTAACAAGAGTTGTTGAATTGGATCCCACATTACAACatataattgaaaaggaaTTACGAGTATTTTCTGCagcaatcaaagaaaaaaatcaattagaaaaaaagaaattattaaaactctttaaataa
- the LOC107997336 gene encoding AH receptor-interacting protein isoform X3 produces MGNPMELVLGKKFKLEVWEVIIQKMALNEVACFRIDKSLVTAYPFVSKTLREVGKPESKKRSHCCGVTLQNEGIGYDDLNELIKYPQDLEFTIELIKIILPDEYEKEVWQMTEDEKLKSIPDIKEKGNILFKEKNYNAACEMYAKGIGILEQLMLGEKPNEEEWLALNQLKTPLLLNYAQCKLIQEEYYAVIEHCTTVLKHNPDNVKALYKRGKAYIGVWNEEEAIKDLTRVVELDPTLQHIIEKELRVFSAAIKEKNQLEKKKLLKLFK; encoded by the exons ATGGGAAATCCAATGGAACTTGttttaggaaaaaaatttaaacttgaaGTATGGGaagttattatacaaaaaatggcATTAAATGAAGTGGCTTGTTttagaattgataaaagt cTAGTTACAGCATATCCATTTGTATCTAAAACTTTAAGAGAAGTTGGAAAACCAGAATCAAAAAAACGTAGTCATTGTTGTGGTGTAACTTTACAAAATGAAGGAATTGGATATGATGATTTAAATGAACTTATCAAATATCCTCAAGATTTAGAATTTACAATTg aacttatcaaaattatattacctgatgaatatgaaaaagagGTATGGCAAATGacagaagatgaaaaattaaaaagtattccagatataaaagaaaagggaaatatattatttaaagaaaaaaattataatgctgCATGTGAAATGTATGCAAAAGGTATTGGCATATTAGAACAACTTATGCTTGG AGAAAAACCAAATGAAGAAGAATGGTTAGCTCTAAATCAATTGAAAACTccattacttttaaattatgcacaatgtaaattaattcaagaagAATATTATGCAGTTATTGAACATTGTACAACAGTTCTTAAACATAATCcag ataatgtaAAAGCATTGTACAAGAGAGGTAAAGCATACATAGGTGTTTGGAATGAAGAAGAAGCAATTAAAGATCTAACAAGAGTTGTTGAATTGGATCCCACATTACAACatataattgaaaaggaaTTACGAGTATTTTCTGCagcaatcaaagaaaaaaatcaattagaaaaaaagaaattattaaaactctttaaataa